TGAACGGACATTTGCACTGGGATGTACAGCGGCTGCTTGAGGAGATTAAGCAAGGGATTGCAGCGGCTGCGGCACAGTATAGCCCGCTGCACTCGCTAAGCGTCGATACCTGGGGAGTCGACTACGGCCTGCTGGATGAGCGGGGAGAGCTGCTGGACGCTCTGCATCATTACAGGGATCAGCGCATGGCGGATATCGCATCAGCACTGGAGGCTGCACTGCCTCCGGCAGAGCAATTCAAGCTGACGGGCAACCAGTCCAGCACGATTAATACGGTGTATCAATTGTTTGCCGATCTTATGGCGAAGCCGGAGCTGCGGACAACCGCCAGGCAGCTGCTGATGATGCCGGATCTGTTCAATTATATGCTCAGCGGCGTGGCAGTGGCTGAGCAGACCATCTGGAGCACCAGCGGGCTGCTGAACGCGCAGTCCACGGCGCCTTCAGCCGAAGTGCTGCGCAGGCTGGAGCTGCCAGCTGCGCTGCTGCCCCGGCTGGTTCCGGCAGGCACGGTGCTGGGTGAACTCCGGCCCGAGCTCCAGCAAGAGCTGGGCAGCGGCCCGCTCCAGATCATCGCCGGAGCTTCGCATGATACGGCTTCCGCCGTGGCGTCCATTCCTTACGGCGGCTTCGGCTCTAGCAGCGCTCAGGCCAGCAATACCGATTCTGGTTGCGCTGATCCTGGCTTCGCCGGTCCAGCCCGGATCGGCGGATTCAGCGATCCGCTGCCATCCGCTGCATTCATCAGCTGCGGAACCTGGTCGCTGGTCGGCCTGGAGACGGCCGAGCCTGTATTAAGCGATGCCGCCCGGGCCAGCGGCTTCACTAACGAGTGCTGCTTCGGGGGCACGAACCGGCTGCTGAAGAATATCACCGGCCTCTGGCTGCTCCAGGAGACCCAGCGGAGCTGGGCTGAAGCGGGGGAACCGCTCAGCCATCAGGAAGCTGCCGAACACGCCGGGCAGCTGGACCGGTCAAGTGCGTGCATAGCAGAGCTGGACCCGAACGATCCGCTCTTCAGCACACCGGGCGATATGCCGCTGCGGATCGAATCCTACTGCATCCGCACCGGGCAGCCGGTGCCGCAGACCCGGGCGGAGATTATCCGCTCAATACTGGAGAGTCTGGCCCGGTCATACGCGGATACGATCCGCGAGCTGGAGATCCTCACCGGCCGTCCGGTACGCTGCATTCACATGGTCGGCGGCGGCATTCAGAACAAGCTGCTGTGCCAGCTGACGGCGGATGCCACCGGCAAAGACGTTATTGCCGGACCGGTAGAAGCGAGCGCGATTGGCAACCTTTTGGTGCAATTGACAGCGCTTGGAGTTGTTGATCCCGCAGAGGTCCGCAGCGTGGCAGCCCGGTCCTGCTCAACCGTGCGGTACCAGCCGTTTTTAATACATCAGAACTGACAAGCTTCAACCAGCAATCTATATAGATTGAACTAAAAATTCAAGTTAAAGGAAAAGTGGCGGAGGGGAATTTTGGAACTGGAGGAGCGGTAGCGTCCGCCTTTGTCTGCGGATTTCAACCGTTAACAACGGTATAAAATTAAGAAATCTGCAGAAGGGCAGCGGCCGGAAGTCCAAAACTTCTCTGGAGTCACGGTTAATCCTAAAACCTAAAAATCATTAGTTCAATTTATCAAGCAGCAATCAAGGAGGCAATTATGAATAATCATGAAGAAGAACTACGGCGCCTAATCTGTGATATCGGCCGGAATCTGTTCAACAAAGACTTCATCGCGGCCAACGACGGTAATATCTCAGCCCGCCTGTCGGCCACCGAGGTCATTACTTCGCCAACAGGAGTCAGCAAAGGCTATCTGCAGCCGCATATGCTGGTCAAAGTCAATCTGCAGGGAGAAATCCTGGATGCAGCGGAGGGCTACCGGCCGTCGACGGAAGTGAAGATGCACCTGAAGATCTACAATAAGCTCCCGGAGATGGGCGGGGTGGTTCATGCACATCCGCCGTATGCTACCGCTTTTGCCATCAAAGGCGAAGCGCTGGACAAAATGATGATGCCGGAATCCGTCATTGCCATGGGGGACATTCCACTGGCGGTATACGGGACGCCTTCGACCGAAGAGATCCCGGATTCGCTGACTCCCTTCCTGGGCAAGAAGAGCGCTGTGCTGCTGGAGAGTCACGGGGCCCTGACCTGGGGCAAGGACGTAATGGCTGCTTATATGAATATGGAGCGGCTTGAGTATACGGCGAAGCTGACCTTCCTGACCCGCATGATCGGGGGAGAGCGCGAGCTGCCGCCGCACCGGATTGAGGAGCTGGTAGCGCTGAGATCATTCTATGGGATGTAATGAAGCTGAGTGAGGAGACATGTTTATGCTCAAAAAAATACCCAAACTGCTCTCCCCCGAGCTCGTCCGCACCCTGATGGAGATGGGCCACGGGGATGAGCTGGTGCTGGCAGATGCCAATTATCCGGGACATGCGCTGCATTCCCGGGTGCTGCGGGCTGACGGGATCGGCATCCCCCGGCTGCTTGATGCGATCCTGGAGCTGCTTCCACTGGATCATTATGCTCCGGCTCAGGCAGCCTTCATGGCCGTAGTGGAGGGGGAATCCACCGTTCCGGTGATATGGGACACGTACAAGGAGATTCTCACCCGGCATGATCCTGCGGTGCAGGTGGAGTATGAAGAACGTTTTGATTTCTATGACCGCTCCAAGCACAGCTATGCCATTCTAATTACAGGAGAAGAAGC
The window above is part of the Paenibacillus sp. FSL H8-0048 genome. Proteins encoded here:
- a CDS encoding class II aldolase/adducin family protein, producing MNNHEEELRRLICDIGRNLFNKDFIAANDGNISARLSATEVITSPTGVSKGYLQPHMLVKVNLQGEILDAAEGYRPSTEVKMHLKIYNKLPEMGGVVHAHPPYATAFAIKGEALDKMMMPESVIAMGDIPLAVYGTPSTEEIPDSLTPFLGKKSAVLLESHGALTWGKDVMAAYMNMERLEYTAKLTFLTRMIGGERELPPHRIEELVALRSFYGM
- the fucU gene encoding L-fucose mutarotase; the protein is MLKKIPKLLSPELVRTLMEMGHGDELVLADANYPGHALHSRVLRADGIGIPRLLDAILELLPLDHYAPAQAAFMAVVEGESTVPVIWDTYKEILTRHDPAVQVEYEERFDFYDRSKHSYAILITGEEALYGNIILKKGVISPEAGE
- a CDS encoding rhamnulokinase: MTEAQTSAVEVNSNEGIRLLAIDLGASSGRVMLGSYSNGKVTVEEIHRFPNGPVEVNGHLHWDVQRLLEEIKQGIAAAAAQYSPLHSLSVDTWGVDYGLLDERGELLDALHHYRDQRMADIASALEAALPPAEQFKLTGNQSSTINTVYQLFADLMAKPELRTTARQLLMMPDLFNYMLSGVAVAEQTIWSTSGLLNAQSTAPSAEVLRRLELPAALLPRLVPAGTVLGELRPELQQELGSGPLQIIAGASHDTASAVASIPYGGFGSSSAQASNTDSGCADPGFAGPARIGGFSDPLPSAAFISCGTWSLVGLETAEPVLSDAARASGFTNECCFGGTNRLLKNITGLWLLQETQRSWAEAGEPLSHQEAAEHAGQLDRSSACIAELDPNDPLFSTPGDMPLRIESYCIRTGQPVPQTRAEIIRSILESLARSYADTIRELEILTGRPVRCIHMVGGGIQNKLLCQLTADATGKDVIAGPVEASAIGNLLVQLTALGVVDPAEVRSVAARSCSTVRYQPFLIHQN